The following coding sequences are from one Lipingzhangella halophila window:
- a CDS encoding VWA domain-containing protein → MTTAESPADTGTASEPDERLRRWRLVLGGAAAQQGASASAGLSDTDARMDEALGALYDRKDGGEGRSGNDRTAGLGSSAPKVARWLGDIRTYFPSPVVRVMQTDAMERLGLRQLLLEPEMLESVEPDVHLVGTLLSLNRVMPQEARESARGVVRRVVQDLENRLRDKTRSVVQGALDRSSRTHRPRRVADIDWNRTIRRNLANYLPEHRTIVPETLVGYGRRSQGVQRHVVLAIDQSGSMASSVVYSSVFAAVLASMRTLRTSLVVFDTSVVDMTEELTDPVEVLFGTQLGGGTDINRAIAYCQGLITRPSESVFVLISDLYEGGIRAEMLQRVAALTASGAQVVVLLALSDEGAPSYDRQNAAALAALGVPAFACTPEAFPELMAAAIQGQPLTAWVERHQGEDQD, encoded by the coding sequence ATGACGACGGCCGAGTCCCCCGCAGACACCGGCACGGCATCCGAACCCGACGAACGCCTGCGGCGCTGGCGGCTGGTGCTCGGTGGCGCCGCCGCTCAGCAGGGCGCAAGCGCGAGCGCGGGCCTGAGCGACACCGATGCCCGAATGGACGAGGCGCTGGGCGCGCTGTACGACCGCAAGGACGGCGGTGAGGGCCGGTCCGGCAACGACCGCACGGCGGGGCTGGGCTCCTCCGCACCGAAGGTCGCGCGGTGGCTCGGCGATATCCGCACCTATTTCCCTTCCCCCGTTGTACGGGTGATGCAGACGGACGCGATGGAGCGGCTCGGTCTGCGCCAGTTGCTCCTGGAACCCGAGATGCTGGAGTCGGTCGAGCCCGACGTGCACCTCGTGGGCACGCTGCTCTCGCTGAACAGGGTCATGCCGCAGGAGGCCCGGGAGTCCGCGCGCGGTGTGGTGCGCCGGGTCGTGCAGGACCTGGAGAACCGGTTGCGCGACAAGACCCGTTCGGTGGTCCAGGGCGCGCTGGACCGCTCGTCGCGCACGCACCGGCCGCGCCGGGTCGCCGACATCGACTGGAACCGCACGATTCGGCGCAACCTGGCGAACTACCTGCCGGAGCACCGCACCATCGTGCCGGAGACCCTGGTCGGGTACGGGCGGCGCAGCCAGGGCGTGCAGCGACATGTTGTGCTGGCGATCGACCAGAGCGGGTCCATGGCGTCCTCCGTGGTGTACTCCAGCGTGTTCGCCGCGGTGCTCGCGTCGATGCGGACACTGCGCACCTCACTGGTGGTGTTCGACACCTCGGTGGTGGACATGACCGAGGAGCTGACCGACCCGGTGGAGGTGCTGTTCGGCACCCAGCTTGGCGGCGGAACGGACATCAACCGCGCGATCGCCTACTGCCAGGGGCTCATCACCCGGCCGTCCGAATCGGTCTTCGTGCTCATCAGCGACCTCTACGAGGGCGGTATCCGTGCGGAGATGCTGCAGCGGGTGGCCGCGCTGACCGCGTCGGGCGCGCAGGTGGTGGTGCTGCTCGCGCTCTCCGACGAGGGCGCTCCCTCCTATGACCGGCAGAACGCCGCGGCGCTGGCGGCGCTGGGCGTCCCCGCGTTCGCCTGCACGCCCGAGGCGTTCCCCGAGCTGATG
- a CDS encoding DUF5682 family protein: protein MAGTTTRAASGSVHILGIRHHGPGSARAVRAALEELKPDTVLIEGPPEADSLTGLVGGTEPPVALLAYQPDEPAKSAFWPFAVFSPEWQALRYANDHGVPVRFCDLPASVTLAERHDKDGKRTTDADGDDTGAPGEPDSPDDPGGAENDAKRRARLDPLGVLAEAAGYDDAERWWDDVIEQRGDSEPAPFSAITEAMTAVRAELAPEPDEREARREAHMRQTMRAALKEGCERLAVVCGAWHAPALSDLQATTATADRALLRGLPKVKTTATWVPWTHGRLASASGYGAGVTAPGWYHHLFTASDRPIHRWLTDAARVLREEDQPVSSAHVIEAVRLAETLATVRGRPLAGLSEVAEATSAVLCEGEEARARLVHQRMVVGERLGSVPEDTPMVPLQRDLAATQRALQFKPEALSKQVTLDLRKERQRGRSVLLHRLRLIGVEWGVPARDQVRSRGTFRESWTVQWSPELDVSLIEASRWGTTLVGAATAKAHDIADSAELPGLTDLTERCLLAELTDALPEVLDAVARRAAVDRDVTHLMGALPPLARSSRYGDVRGTDAAALHKVADELLRRVCAGLAPAVVNLDDDAAETMVGLVDAVHTASPLLGADAERRWLDALDALATREAAPGLVAGRAHRILHDSGRLDSATVRRRLGLTVSRAGDPAHAAAWLEGFLSGSGLILVHDHELLAVIDTWLAELSTDAFTSVLPLLRRTFGGFAAPERRAIGESVARPRVARANGDQHASTGPQLDTQRAAPAVATVAAVIGG from the coding sequence ATGGCGGGCACCACAACGCGGGCGGCCTCCGGGAGTGTCCACATCCTGGGGATCCGCCACCACGGGCCGGGCTCGGCCCGCGCGGTGCGCGCCGCCCTGGAGGAACTCAAGCCCGACACCGTCCTGATCGAGGGTCCACCCGAGGCCGACTCCCTCACCGGCCTGGTGGGCGGCACGGAGCCGCCAGTGGCGCTGCTCGCGTACCAGCCCGACGAACCGGCGAAGTCCGCGTTCTGGCCGTTCGCGGTGTTCTCCCCCGAGTGGCAGGCGCTGCGCTACGCCAACGACCACGGCGTTCCAGTGCGGTTCTGCGACCTCCCGGCCAGCGTCACCCTGGCCGAGCGGCACGACAAGGACGGCAAGCGCACCACCGACGCTGACGGCGACGACACGGGCGCGCCCGGCGAGCCGGACAGCCCGGACGACCCCGGTGGCGCCGAGAACGACGCGAAAAGGCGCGCCCGGCTCGACCCGCTCGGCGTGCTGGCCGAGGCCGCCGGCTACGACGACGCCGAACGGTGGTGGGACGACGTCATCGAGCAGCGCGGCGACAGCGAGCCCGCACCCTTCTCCGCGATCACCGAGGCCATGACCGCCGTGCGCGCCGAGCTGGCGCCCGAACCCGACGAACGCGAGGCGCGCCGCGAGGCGCACATGCGCCAAACCATGCGCGCCGCGCTCAAGGAGGGGTGCGAGCGGCTGGCCGTGGTGTGCGGGGCGTGGCACGCTCCGGCGCTCAGTGACCTGCAGGCGACAACGGCCACCGCAGACAGGGCCCTGCTGCGCGGCCTGCCCAAGGTGAAGACAACGGCAACGTGGGTCCCCTGGACGCACGGCCGGCTGGCCTCCGCCAGCGGCTACGGGGCGGGCGTGACCGCGCCCGGCTGGTACCACCACCTGTTCACCGCGTCCGACCGGCCGATCCACCGCTGGCTCACCGACGCGGCGCGGGTGCTGCGCGAGGAGGACCAGCCGGTCTCCTCGGCGCATGTCATCGAAGCAGTGCGGCTGGCCGAGACCCTGGCGACCGTGCGGGGCCGGCCGCTGGCCGGACTGTCCGAGGTCGCCGAGGCCACCAGCGCGGTGCTGTGCGAGGGCGAGGAGGCGCGCGCCCGGCTGGTCCACCAGCGCATGGTGGTGGGCGAGCGGCTCGGCTCGGTGCCCGAGGACACGCCCATGGTTCCGCTGCAGCGCGATCTCGCCGCCACACAGCGCGCGCTGCAGTTCAAACCCGAGGCGCTGAGCAAGCAGGTAACGCTCGACCTGCGCAAGGAGCGGCAGCGCGGGCGCAGCGTCCTGCTGCACCGGCTGCGGCTGATCGGGGTCGAGTGGGGAGTTCCGGCGCGCGACCAGGTGCGATCGCGCGGCACGTTCCGGGAGTCGTGGACGGTCCAGTGGTCCCCGGAACTCGACGTCTCTCTCATCGAGGCGAGCCGGTGGGGGACCACCTTGGTCGGGGCCGCCACCGCCAAGGCGCACGACATCGCCGACTCGGCGGAGCTGCCCGGGCTCACCGACCTCACCGAGCGTTGCCTGCTGGCCGAGCTCACCGACGCCCTGCCCGAGGTCCTCGACGCCGTGGCGCGGCGCGCCGCGGTCGATCGCGACGTCACCCACCTGATGGGGGCGCTGCCGCCGCTGGCACGGTCGTCGCGCTACGGCGACGTGCGCGGAACCGACGCGGCTGCGCTGCACAAGGTGGCTGATGAGCTGCTGCGCCGGGTGTGCGCCGGGCTCGCGCCGGCCGTCGTCAACCTGGACGACGATGCGGCCGAGACCATGGTCGGTCTGGTGGACGCCGTGCACACCGCCTCGCCCCTGCTGGGCGCGGACGCGGAACGGCGGTGGCTGGACGCTCTGGACGCCCTGGCCACCCGAGAGGCGGCCCCGGGGCTGGTGGCCGGGCGGGCGCACCGCATCCTGCACGACTCCGGGCGGCTCGACTCCGCCACCGTGCGGCGCCGCCTGGGACTGACCGTCTCGCGTGCCGGTGATCCCGCGCACGCCGCCGCCTGGCTGGAGGGGTTCCTCTCGGGGAGCGGTCTGATCCTGGTCCACGACCACGAGCTGCTCGCCGTGATCGACACCTGGCTCGCCGAGCTGTCCACCGACGCGTTCACCAGCGTCCTCCCGCTGCTGCGGCGGACCTTCGGCGGTTTCGCCGCCCCCGAGCGGCGCGCCATCGGCGAGTCGGTGGCCCGGCCCCGCGTAGCGCGGGCCAATGGGGACCAGCACGCGAGCACCGGTCCGCAACTAGACACGCAGCGGGCGGCCCCGGCGGTTGCCACCGTGGCCGCGGTTATCGGTGGGTGA
- a CDS encoding ATP-binding protein, protein MTAATPLSSSAAEALRPHAEQTYAAEIEALAKSDDRQRPPGWHLSPWAVAQYLLGGTLADGTEITPKYIGARRVIEVAVSTLATDRALLLIGVPGTAKTWLSEHLAAAISGDSTLLVQGTAGTAEEAIRYSWNYARLLAEGPSEEALVPSPIMTAMARGSIARVEELTRMPSDVQDALITVLSEKTLPVAELGTEVQAQRGFNLIATANDRDRGVNDLSSALRRRFNTVVLPVPDSANDEVEIVSRRVEQLGRSLDLPEVPASITEIRRVVTVFRELRSGVTEDGKTKVKSPSGTLSTAEAISVITNGIALAAHFGDGQLTPGDVASGIQGAVVQDRVSDGVAWDEYLETVVRERAEWRDFYRACREESA, encoded by the coding sequence TTGACCGCTGCCACCCCCCTGTCCTCGTCCGCCGCCGAGGCGCTGCGGCCACACGCGGAACAGACCTACGCCGCCGAGATCGAGGCGCTGGCGAAGTCCGACGACCGGCAGCGCCCTCCGGGCTGGCACCTCTCCCCGTGGGCCGTCGCCCAGTACCTGCTTGGCGGCACGCTGGCCGACGGCACCGAGATCACCCCCAAGTACATCGGAGCCCGCCGGGTGATCGAGGTGGCCGTCTCCACCCTGGCCACCGACCGCGCGCTGCTGCTGATCGGCGTGCCCGGCACCGCAAAGACCTGGCTGTCGGAGCACCTCGCCGCCGCGATCTCGGGCGACTCCACGCTGCTGGTGCAGGGCACCGCCGGTACCGCTGAGGAGGCCATCCGCTACAGCTGGAACTACGCCCGGCTGCTCGCCGAGGGGCCATCCGAGGAAGCCCTCGTGCCCAGCCCGATCATGACCGCCATGGCGCGCGGCTCCATCGCCCGGGTCGAGGAGCTCACCCGGATGCCGTCCGACGTCCAGGACGCGCTGATCACCGTGCTGTCCGAGAAGACCCTGCCGGTGGCCGAGCTGGGCACCGAGGTGCAGGCGCAGCGCGGGTTCAACCTGATCGCCACCGCCAACGACCGCGACCGCGGCGTCAACGACCTGTCGAGCGCCCTGCGGCGCCGGTTCAACACGGTGGTGCTGCCGGTTCCCGACTCCGCCAACGACGAGGTCGAGATCGTCAGCCGCCGGGTCGAGCAGCTCGGCCGGTCGCTGGACCTGCCCGAGGTTCCGGCGAGCATCACCGAGATCCGGCGCGTGGTCACGGTCTTCCGGGAACTGCGTTCCGGGGTGACCGAGGACGGCAAGACGAAGGTGAAGTCGCCCAGCGGCACGCTCAGCACCGCTGAGGCCATCTCGGTGATCACCAACGGCATCGCGCTCGCGGCGCACTTCGGTGACGGCCAGCTCACGCCGGGCGACGTCGCTTCCGGGATCCAGGGCGCGGTCGTGCAGGACCGGGTTTCCGACGGCGTGGCGTGGGACGAGTACCTGGAGACCGTTGTGCGGGAGCGCGCCGAGTGGCGGGACTTCTACCGCGCGTGCCGCGAGGAAAGCGCCTGA